The Candidatus Ancaeobacter aquaticus genome includes a window with the following:
- the dcd gene encoding dCTP deaminase, producing MSIKSDTWIKQQALKNGMIKPFKSTLVSAGKISYGLSSYGYDIRVADEFCIFTDINSTVVDPKAFDKRSLITHKGKECIIPPNSFALAKTVEYFKIPRNIIAVCVGKSTYARCGIIVNVTPFEPEWEGYATLEISNTTPIPAKIYANEGIAQVLFFESDSVCECSYKDRKGKYQKQPGLTLPKV from the coding sequence ATGTCTATAAAGTCAGATACATGGATAAAACAGCAGGCTTTAAAAAACGGTATGATTAAACCTTTTAAGTCTACTTTAGTCAGTGCGGGTAAAATATCATACGGTTTGTCATCGTATGGCTATGATATACGTGTTGCAGATGAATTTTGTATTTTTACTGACATTAATTCTACCGTGGTTGATCCTAAGGCATTTGATAAGAGGTCACTTATTACACATAAAGGTAAAGAATGTATTATCCCGCCAAATTCATTTGCTTTAGCAAAAACAGTAGAATACTTTAAGATACCACGTAATATTATTGCCGTATGTGTTGGTAAATCGACCTATGCCCGGTGTGGAATTATCGTCAATGTAACGCCGTTTGAACCTGAATGGGAAGGGTATGCCACATTAGAAATATCGAATACAACACCCATCCCGGCAAAAATTTATGCCAATGAGGGGATTGCACAGGTGCTCTTTTTTGAATCTGATTCAGTGTGTGAATGTTCATATAAAGACAGGAAAGGAAAATATCAGAAACAGCCGGGTTTGACATTGCCAAAAGTTTGA